One Portunus trituberculatus isolate SZX2019 chromosome 22, ASM1759143v1, whole genome shotgun sequence genomic window, acacacacagagagagagagagagagagagagagagagagagagagagagagagagagagagagagagagagagagagagagagagagagagagagagagagagagagagagagagagagagagagagaggaaaatttcaaATCGAAGTTCTTATCAGttttagtaagaaaaaaaaatgtgtgtgtgtgtgtgtgtgtgtgtgtgtgtgtgtgtgtgtgtgtgtgtgtgtgtgtgtgtgtgtgtgtgttttcctcattTCGTAATTAGCATGACTGGAAGCATGAGTCAAGGCGCGCCGGTATCGGTGGAAGCTACAGCCAATCAGGTACCTCTGATATGCAGTGCTATCAGTGATTGGTCTATTTTTTCCTGACGTGGCCAAACAAATTCCTCGACCCGGATTCcacgaggaggaaagaggaggaggaggaggaggaggaggaggaagaggaggaggaggaagagaaaagtttcATTGATATACCTCCATGGCGTAAATCAAGTGTTCGAGATTTATGTTTCATCCCTTGCTTAAACAATTCGCATTAAGTTAAAAGTTCTGTGTCGTTTCCGTATCTTCCATTTCTGTGTCCTTTTCTGCCTTTGCTATGCTTTCTTTATACGGTGGCCTCTTTCGTCACTGTATGGCGTGTATGGGGACCAAGATTGTATTCACCCAGGGTTGAGTCAGAGGTTTTTCATCAGCTTCCCCCTTGACTGCCTTCAGTTTCCAGCAACCACCGCAAAGTTGCATTTCCTGTTACCGCCTGCACACACTTCAAATAGACAGGTGGAGTCAAAAGTCTTACACTTCTTCAGTTCACCACTTTGGTTACTTTCAGTTTCCAACACACCGCTGCGATTCTCCATTTCTTGTGTCATGTTGTTTCCATGGTTACTGATTTTCTGAAGTTGTTGGTCACAAGCCTCCCCGCCACCCCCACCCCAGGCACAGTGAAGGGCGATGAGGATGAAGTGGACCTGCAGCAACATTTGGAAAAACTGTCCAGCCAGAGGTACCCTATTGAGAGCAACACACAAAACCGAGACACCATAAGGGAGTACATCATTGAGAGGATGACAAACTATGGACTGGAAGTGGAACAACAGAAATTCAACACCACTATCAGCGAGGACCCTATTGGCATCGATTCCCAATACATTAAGGTGAGTATCATCTTATGTGATGATAGCCTTGATGGCGTGTGTGGCTGTGCTGGCCGCCTGACACGCCTATACTCCAGGGTCTGTACTTATAAACCAACTGTTATCTCAAAGGACTATTTCAAACCACCACGAAGATAATTAGTCAGGTTTTCATGgctgccttttctttttatctttgaatTATTGTTGAATCATCATTAaacccataaaaacactctagaCTTTTACAAGATCAGGTAAAAGCGTTTGAGATAGAACACTGCAACACTGATGATACAGTCCCTTGAAGTTAAATGAAAGTAGGGATGTCACCACACCGCAGTCCTGTGACAGTCTGCTGCGCCTCTCTCGTCGTGTCGTTGGCAGGTTCAAGGAACTAACGTGATTGGGATCCAGCGGGCTGTGACGGAACACCCtggggctgtggtggtggtgggcgctgACTATGACTCCAATGGTGTGGATGatcccctcttccacaatggTGCCGGCGTGGCTACCCTGCTGGAGGCGGCGCGCCTGTACACCATCAACGAGAGATGGTCTGGCCGCTACGTCGCCAACTACACCACAATCTTCGTGGCCTTCGACATCAACACGAAACTCCACAAGGTGAGTGAATGACCTGCGCTTCAATCCACCCGTGCCTTGCTAACCATTCTCCATCCCCTGCTGCTGCGCCTGACAGCCCAAGGTACGAGTACTGATGGGCTGGTGCCAGTGACGCTTAGCTGTGTTGACACTATCATTGACTTGCCAGGAATAACTTAATCAATGCAAcgttccttcttcatctcagAACTCGCCGGGACATCCTGGCGGCTACTACTTCGTCCAGAACTGGCTGATGCCTTTCCTGAAGCAGAACACTGACTACTTCGGCGGCGCTATCATCCTGGACTCCATCATGAACGTGAATTACAATATCTACACTCAGGTCCTCAGTAACAACTTCCAGGAGgtaagtgaatgtgtgtgtgtgtgtgtgtgtgtgtgtgtgtgtgtgtgtgtgtgtgtgtgtgtgtgtgtgtgtgtgtgtgtgtgtaagtcgtCTGCTGCTCTAACACTTCATCAGCACACTCCCCTGATTGGCTCCTTCAACAGATGTTCCCTGAGACCTACGGGAGACTGCAAGACGATAGTAACAAGGGAAACTTCTTGGCTATGGTGTCTATGGGAGATAAAGCGGCGACTGAGACACTAAGAGACCAGTTCTCAGGCAGTTACCGGAAGGTGAGTCACTAATTAACCTGCCTGTACGCTTGATTATGCTGGTATTCATCACGGAAGCTTATTCTA contains:
- the LOC123507402 gene encoding uncharacterized protein LOC123507402, translated to MRLVLLVLLLVAGTVKGDEDEVDLQQHLEKLSSQRYPIESNTQNRDTIREYIIERMTNYGLEVEQQKFNTTISEDPIGIDSQYIKVQGTNVIGIQRAVTEHPGAVVVVGADYDSNGVDDPLFHNGAGVATLLEAARLYTINERWSGRYVANYTTIFVAFDINTKLHKNSPGHPGGYYFVQNWLMPFLKQNTDYFGGAIILDSIMNVNYNIYTQVLSNNFQEMFPETYGRLQDDSNKGNFLAMVSMGDKAATETLRDQFSGSYRKNRRAERFRLEDMRLQSGMKFDNLLGEFVKSDNIHFWNAKDASNRTVQLPALLLTDTKAFRNMEKECVTDPCRAVDLVTEERLEFVEATVRSVTTFLFNRQTTRLPEQPSSGMSNLPSAIMTVLMFALVRLHM